A genome region from Triticum aestivum cultivar Chinese Spring chromosome 2B, IWGSC CS RefSeq v2.1, whole genome shotgun sequence includes the following:
- the LOC123046038 gene encoding thioredoxin M2, chloroplastic — protein sequence MASAVSLAASSSPLAAFAATSPSRAGAPRPHHALPPARGPRSQAQALRAVSGPAGSRRWGTGRGATVVCAVQGQDTTIQVPDVTKTTWQSLVIESEIPVLVEFWASWCGPCKMIEPVIGKLSKEYEGKLKCYKLNTDENPDIASQYGVRSIPTMMIFKNGEKKDAVIGAVPESTLITCIEKFTER from the exons ATGGcctccgccgtctccctcgccgcctcctcctcgcccctcgccGCCTTCGCCGCCACCTCGCCCTCGCGCGCGGGGGCGCCGCGGCCCCACCACGCGCTCCCGCCCGCCCGCGGCCCGCGGTCCCAGGCCCAGGCACTCCGCGCGGTCTCAGGCCCCGCCGGGAGCCGCCGGTGGGGCACCGGCCGCGGCGCGACGGTCGTCTGCGCCGTCCAGGGCCAGGACACCACCATCCAAG TTCCCGATGTCACGAAGACAACATGGCAATCACTTGTTATAGAGAGCGAGATTCCTGTTCTTGTTGAATTCTGGGCTTCATGGTGTGGACCTTGCAAAATGATTGAACCGGTTATTGGTAAGCTGTCAAAGGAGTATGAAGGGAAGCTGAAATGCTACAAGCTCAACACTGATGAGAATCCAGACATAGCAAGCCAGTATGGCGTCCGGAGCATCCCAACCATGATGATCTTCAAGAATGGCGAGAAAAAGGACGCGGTGATCGGAGCAGTACCTGAAAGCACGCTGATCACATGCATTGAGAAGTTTACCGAGAGGTAA